A window of the Sphingomonas piscis genome harbors these coding sequences:
- a CDS encoding DPP IV N-terminal domain-containing protein yields MTTAAHAALPVPAGVAQQPLTLERVFASPSLAGSTPRGVKLSPDGRYLTMLRNRTDELERYDLWALDTNGGNWRMLVDSKTVGSGAALSEAEKMQRERKRLAGLRGIVTYDWSQDGKKILVPLDGDLYLAGLDGTVKRLTQSKEGELNPVISPKGKYVSFVRDQKLWAGPVGVAAKAITPGGGTVHYGEAEFVAQEELDRFTGYWWSPNDDRIAVQWFDEKNVGIVTRTSIGAEETTTFEQRYPAAGTPNIVPHLILTDPDGRNKVEVDLGVDKDIYLARVDWAKDGKTLFVQRLSRAQDRIDMLAVDPKTGKSRLLFSDKAAAGHWINLTDNYRILGDGSIIWWSERDGLGQLYRFNDGQWTRLTDGKSYVMELEGVDEAGGRIFYQANPDVVSPQIYSLDLAKPGTAGRLLTDPAFKNSASMDEEATRLIVTRSSPEQPSQVYLADTSGRQIAWVEENRLDAKHPYAPYLASHEPTRYGTIKAADGSDLHYMMVVPSGLKPGQRAPVFFEHYGGPHNQSVTRSWSGALTQYLVDRGYIYFELDNRGSANRSVAFEKQINRAMGGVEVEDQKAGVQFLKTLPFVDGNKIATYGWSYGGYMTLKMLEADPGLYAAGIAGAPVTKWELYDTAYTERYLGNPNTEPDSYERSNALADAGKIRDPLLVIHGMSDDNVVFQNSTVLFAKLQQQGVPFDIMVYPGATHAVAGEKLKVHTWKTILRFLDQHLKGSPTK; encoded by the coding sequence ATGACCACCGCCGCTCACGCCGCACTGCCGGTCCCGGCCGGCGTTGCGCAGCAGCCGCTTACCCTGGAGCGGGTGTTTGCGAGCCCGTCGTTGGCCGGGTCGACACCGCGCGGGGTTAAGCTGTCGCCGGACGGGCGCTACCTCACCATGCTTCGCAACCGAACGGACGAGCTGGAGCGCTATGATCTGTGGGCGCTCGACACCAACGGCGGCAATTGGCGCATGCTGGTCGACAGCAAGACGGTCGGGTCCGGCGCGGCGCTCAGCGAGGCCGAGAAGATGCAGCGCGAGCGTAAGCGGCTTGCCGGCCTTCGCGGCATCGTCACCTACGACTGGTCGCAGGACGGGAAGAAAATTCTCGTTCCGCTCGACGGCGATCTCTACCTCGCCGGCCTTGATGGAACCGTGAAGCGGCTCACCCAGAGCAAGGAGGGTGAGCTCAACCCCGTCATCAGCCCAAAGGGCAAATATGTCAGCTTTGTCCGTGATCAGAAGCTATGGGCAGGTCCGGTTGGCGTTGCCGCCAAGGCGATCACGCCGGGCGGAGGCACCGTCCATTATGGCGAGGCCGAGTTCGTCGCTCAGGAGGAGCTGGACCGCTTCACTGGTTACTGGTGGTCGCCCAATGACGACCGCATTGCCGTTCAGTGGTTTGACGAGAAGAATGTCGGCATTGTTACCCGTACTTCGATCGGTGCCGAAGAGACGACGACGTTCGAACAGCGCTACCCCGCCGCGGGCACGCCGAACATCGTTCCGCACCTGATCCTTACCGATCCCGACGGGCGCAACAAGGTCGAGGTCGACCTTGGCGTCGACAAGGACATCTATCTGGCACGGGTGGACTGGGCAAAGGATGGAAAGACGCTCTTCGTTCAGCGTCTGAGCCGTGCCCAGGACCGGATCGACATGCTGGCCGTCGATCCGAAGACCGGCAAGTCGCGACTTCTGTTCAGCGACAAGGCGGCGGCCGGTCACTGGATCAATCTCACCGACAATTACCGCATCCTTGGCGACGGCAGCATCATCTGGTGGTCGGAGCGTGACGGGCTGGGTCAGCTTTACCGGTTCAACGATGGCCAGTGGACACGGCTCACGGACGGCAAGTCCTATGTCATGGAACTCGAAGGCGTCGACGAAGCGGGCGGACGGATCTTCTATCAGGCCAACCCGGACGTGGTTTCCCCTCAGATCTACAGCCTCGACCTGGCAAAGCCCGGGACAGCCGGCCGTCTGCTCACAGACCCGGCATTCAAGAATTCGGCGAGCATGGACGAGGAGGCAACGCGCCTGATCGTCACCCGCTCATCACCCGAGCAACCCAGCCAGGTCTATCTCGCCGATACCAGCGGCCGACAAATCGCCTGGGTCGAAGAAAACCGGCTCGACGCCAAGCATCCGTATGCCCCCTATTTGGCAAGCCACGAGCCGACCCGGTACGGCACGATCAAGGCGGCGGACGGCAGCGACCTGCACTACATGATGGTGGTGCCGTCGGGGCTGAAGCCGGGCCAGCGCGCGCCGGTCTTCTTCGAACATTATGGCGGGCCGCATAATCAGTCGGTGACCCGAAGCTGGTCGGGTGCGCTGACCCAATATCTGGTCGACCGCGGCTACATCTACTTCGAGCTGGACAATCGCGGCTCCGCCAACCGCAGCGTCGCATTCGAGAAGCAAATCAACCGCGCCATGGGCGGGGTCGAGGTCGAAGACCAGAAAGCCGGCGTCCAGTTCCTCAAGACCCTGCCGTTCGTCGACGGCAACAAGATCGCCACCTACGGCTGGTCGTACGGCGGATACATGACACTCAAGATGCTGGAGGCCGACCCTGGCCTCTACGCCGCCGGCATCGCCGGTGCGCCGGTGACGAAGTGGGAATTGTACGACACCGCTTATACAGAGCGCTACCTCGGCAATCCGAACACCGAGCCGGACAGCTACGAGCGCTCCAACGCGCTGGCGGACGCCGGAAAGATCCGCGATCCGCTACTGGTGATCCATGGCATGAGCGATGACAATGTCGTCTTCCAGAACAGCACGGTGCTGTTCGCCAAGCTTCAACAGCAAGGCGTGCCGTTCGACATCATGGTCTATCCAGGCGCCACTCATGCGGTAGCGGGCGAAAAGCTCAAGGTGCACACGTGGAAGACGATTTTACGCTTCCTTGACCAGCATCTTAAGGGCAGTCCAACGAAGTAA
- a CDS encoding aspartate-semialdehyde dehydrogenase, with the protein MGYRVVVAGATGNVGREMLNILAERQFPADEIAVVASARSTGDMIEFGDTDRKLKVQNIEHFDPTGWDMALFAVGSEATAIHAPRFAAAGCTVIDNSSLYRMDPDVPLIVPEVNADAIALHTKKNIIANPNCSTAQMVVALKPLHDVAKIKRVVVATYQSVSGAGKQGMDELFEQSRNIFVGDPAEPKKFTKQIAFNVIPHIDKFLDDGSTKEEWKMVVETKKILDPKIKVTATCVRVPVFVGHSEAINIEFENEISAKQAQEILREAPGVMLVDKREDGGYVTPIECVGDYATYISRVREDSTVENGLSLWCVSDNLRKGAALNAVQIAELLGRKHLKKAA; encoded by the coding sequence ATGGGCTACCGCGTCGTAGTCGCTGGCGCGACGGGCAACGTCGGCCGCGAAATGCTGAACATCCTCGCCGAGCGGCAGTTTCCCGCCGACGAGATCGCCGTTGTCGCGTCCGCGCGCTCGACCGGCGACATGATCGAGTTCGGCGACACTGACCGCAAGCTCAAGGTCCAGAATATTGAGCATTTCGATCCGACCGGGTGGGACATGGCCCTGTTTGCGGTGGGGTCTGAAGCGACCGCGATCCACGCGCCGCGCTTCGCCGCTGCTGGCTGCACGGTGATCGACAACAGCTCGCTTTACCGCATGGATCCGGACGTGCCGCTGATCGTGCCGGAAGTGAATGCCGACGCCATTGCGCTGCACACCAAGAAGAACATCATCGCCAACCCTAACTGCTCGACCGCGCAAATGGTTGTGGCGCTGAAGCCGCTGCACGACGTTGCCAAGATCAAGCGCGTCGTCGTCGCGACATATCAGTCGGTTTCAGGCGCCGGCAAGCAGGGCATGGACGAGCTGTTCGAGCAGTCGCGCAACATCTTCGTCGGCGATCCTGCCGAGCCGAAGAAGTTCACCAAGCAGATCGCCTTCAACGTTATCCCGCACATCGACAAGTTCCTCGACGACGGCTCGACCAAGGAGGAATGGAAGATGGTGGTCGAGACCAAGAAGATCCTTGATCCCAAGATCAAGGTCACCGCGACTTGCGTCCGCGTGCCGGTGTTCGTCGGCCATTCCGAAGCGATCAATATCGAGTTCGAGAATGAAATCTCGGCCAAGCAGGCCCAGGAAATCCTGCGCGAAGCGCCGGGCGTGATGCTGGTCGATAAGCGCGAAGATGGCGGCTACGTCACGCCGATCGAGTGCGTCGGCGACTACGCCACCTACATCAGTCGTGTGCGCGAGGATTCGACGGTGGAGAACGGCC
- the rplS gene encoding 50S ribosomal protein L19, whose protein sequence is MNLIQTLEREAIEALVETRPIPEFRPGDTLRVGVKVIEGDRTRVQNFEGVCIARSNKGIGSSFTVRKISFGEGVERVFPLYSPTIDSIEVVRRGAVRRAKLYYLRGRTGKSARIAERRDPRREAAKAEAADA, encoded by the coding sequence ATGAACCTGATCCAGACCCTTGAGCGCGAAGCAATTGAAGCGCTGGTCGAGACCCGCCCCATTCCGGAATTCCGCCCCGGCGATACTTTGCGCGTCGGCGTAAAGGTCATCGAAGGCGACCGTACCCGCGTTCAGAACTTCGAAGGCGTCTGCATCGCCCGGTCGAACAAGGGCATCGGATCGAGCTTCACCGTTCGGAAGATCAGCTTCGGTGAGGGCGTCGAGCGCGTCTTCCCGCTTTATTCGCCGACGATCGACTCGATCGAGGTCGTGCGCCGCGGTGCCGTCCGTCGTGCCAAGCTCTACTATCTGCGTGGCCGCACGGGTAAGTCGGCGCGTATCGCCGAGCGCCGCGACCCGCGCCGGGAAGCTGCAAAGGCCGAAGCCGCCGACGCTTAA